A portion of the Cryptomeria japonica chromosome 5, Sugi_1.0, whole genome shotgun sequence genome contains these proteins:
- the LOC131876351 gene encoding uncharacterized protein LOC131876351, whose translation MEGLSTCIERMVPDVEERDLIVSELQNYEGGRGKLFSSELARRGRTTQTPDAWWQNWGGNTPHLKKFALRVLCQPCSSSNCEHNWSLFEAIHTKKRSKLAQKRLNDLVYVQYNLRLRIKKVEELEGGPIDLDDIDPYSDWTSQEQPPLFSDTDITNLERQAMEEGGGFGFRLDDIEEDEDDDEDEDSLPVPEASGDIASSRMEDESQSTIPSEEAQSRPVP comes from the exons atggagggcctcagtacatgcattgagaggatggtacctgatgttgaggagagagacctcattgtgagtgagctccaaaattatgagggaggaaggggtaagctattctcttcagagctggctaggagaggaagaaccactcaaaccccag atgcttggtggcaaaattggggtggaaacaccccacatctcaaaaaatttgccctcagagtcttatgtcagccttgtagttcatccaattgtgagcacaattggagcttgtttgaagcaatccacacaaagaagaggagcaagttagcgcaaaaacggctcaatgaccttgtctacgtgcaatataatcttcgattgcgcataaagaaggtagaggaactagaaggtggtccaattgacttggatgatatagatccttacagtgattggacatcacaggagcagcctccattgttttccgacactgacatcactaatttggagaggcaggctatggaggaggggggtggatttggtttcaggctagatgacattgaggaggatgaggatgacgatgaggatgaggattcattgccagtgccagaggcaagtggagacatagcttcatccaggatggaggatgagtctcaatcaaccataccaagcgaggaggcacagtcacgcccagtcccatag